The following coding sequences lie in one Leucobacter allii genomic window:
- a CDS encoding phosphotriesterase family protein, whose translation MLTPDGAERRTLDDLEIPNLAGLVQTVLGPVPPAELGATLMHEHLFLDLRRPAHTPNPRPGEWDAAAQEPLALANLAAVRRGRPNADNDLLGDFATALDEVGDFARQGGGAMVEVTACGIGRDPGALARLSRASGLHIVMGAGWYQRELHPAGFAARSFEELVAGIVHDVVRGAPAPLGAPIRSGIIGEVGAEGDPVHPEEMRSVRAAGRAAALTGAPIMLHHGGAGEAKLRVLDALEAEGADPGAVVFGHTGSIAEEPALARRLLERGAVLEADFLGATGSPWGTLFPFTDRSVARGFAELVAEGWGAQLVLGGDVCQRVQLRRYGGHGYGYVVEHFLPVLAEFGVDEATIRRMLVDTPARILAFREPGFG comes from the coding sequence ATGCTGACCCCCGACGGCGCGGAGCGCCGCACCCTCGACGACCTCGAGATCCCGAATCTCGCGGGCCTCGTGCAGACCGTGCTCGGCCCCGTGCCGCCGGCAGAACTCGGCGCCACGCTCATGCACGAGCACCTCTTCCTCGATCTGCGTCGTCCCGCGCACACTCCGAACCCGAGGCCGGGCGAGTGGGACGCCGCCGCTCAGGAACCGCTCGCGCTCGCGAACCTCGCCGCCGTCCGCCGGGGGCGGCCGAACGCCGACAACGACCTGCTGGGCGACTTCGCCACGGCGCTCGACGAGGTCGGCGATTTCGCGCGACAGGGCGGCGGCGCGATGGTCGAGGTGACCGCGTGCGGCATCGGCCGCGATCCCGGCGCCCTCGCGCGGCTCAGCCGCGCCTCGGGACTCCACATCGTGATGGGCGCGGGCTGGTACCAGCGGGAGCTGCATCCGGCCGGCTTCGCCGCGCGCTCCTTCGAGGAGCTCGTCGCCGGCATCGTCCACGACGTCGTGCGCGGAGCGCCCGCGCCCCTGGGGGCGCCGATCCGCTCCGGGATCATCGGCGAGGTCGGCGCCGAGGGCGATCCGGTCCATCCGGAGGAGATGCGCAGCGTGCGCGCGGCCGGCCGTGCCGCGGCTCTCACGGGCGCGCCGATCATGCTGCATCACGGCGGCGCGGGCGAGGCGAAGCTGCGAGTGCTCGACGCGCTCGAGGCGGAGGGGGCGGACCCCGGCGCGGTCGTCTTCGGGCACACGGGATCGATCGCGGAGGAGCCGGCGCTCGCGCGGCGGCTCCTCGAGCGCGGCGCGGTGCTCGAGGCGGATTTCCTCGGCGCCACCGGGAGCCCCTGGGGCACGCTCTTCCCGTTCACCGATCGGAGCGTGGCGCGCGGCTTCGCCGAACTCGTCGCCGAGGGCTGGGGTGCGCAGCTCGTGCTCGGCGGCGACGTCTGCCAGCGCGTGCAGCTGCGGCGCTACGGCGGGCACGGCTACGGCTACGTCGTCGAGCACTTCCTGCCGGTGCTCGCGGAGTTCGGCGTGGACGAGGCGACGATCCGGCGGATGCTGGTGGACACCCCGGCGCGGATCCTGGCCTTCCGGGAGCCCGGGTTCGGGTGA
- a CDS encoding methyltransferase family protein produces the protein MNATPDRILDIATGFMGAKQLDNAARIGLFAALAGGPRDAAGLAEATRHPERQVRILADAMNALGLLERSAGSYALAPDAEKYLSGRGDIDLTPFLAFLGDISYRQWLGYDRTVDTDHPGALELDEAGWSDFMAGVMTYNALHAEQYGEAFDFADFRNALDFGGLAAGFSVVAMAQNPELATRYVYAPGFTDGIAEAADAAGCASRVVIEEAPTETAQPGGEHDLVLLTHVLHRFTPEQNVAILRAARAAAVPGATLHLLDFFLDRDPVQRGIDALHAGEYFNIDGTLVYPIDEVEGWLSEAGWSVDRLVALPGSPRVLVATAA, from the coding sequence ATGAACGCCACCCCCGATCGCATCCTCGACATCGCCACCGGCTTCATGGGCGCCAAGCAGCTCGACAACGCCGCCCGCATCGGCCTGTTCGCAGCGCTCGCGGGCGGCCCGCGAGACGCGGCCGGCCTCGCGGAGGCCACCCGGCACCCCGAGCGGCAGGTCCGGATCCTCGCCGATGCGATGAACGCGCTCGGGCTGCTCGAGCGCAGCGCGGGCAGCTACGCGCTCGCGCCCGACGCCGAGAAGTACCTCTCGGGCCGCGGCGACATCGATCTCACCCCCTTCCTCGCCTTCCTCGGCGACATCAGCTACCGGCAGTGGCTCGGCTACGACCGCACCGTCGACACCGATCACCCCGGCGCGCTCGAACTCGACGAGGCCGGGTGGAGCGACTTCATGGCCGGCGTGATGACCTACAACGCCCTGCACGCCGAGCAGTACGGGGAGGCCTTCGACTTCGCGGACTTCCGCAATGCGCTCGACTTCGGCGGTCTCGCCGCGGGCTTCTCCGTCGTCGCGATGGCGCAGAACCCCGAGCTCGCCACGCGCTACGTCTACGCTCCCGGCTTCACCGACGGCATCGCGGAGGCGGCCGACGCCGCCGGCTGCGCCTCGCGCGTGGTCATCGAAGAGGCGCCCACGGAGACCGCCCAGCCCGGCGGCGAGCACGACCTCGTGCTGCTGACCCACGTGCTGCACCGCTTCACCCCCGAGCAGAACGTCGCGATCCTCCGGGCCGCGCGCGCCGCCGCCGTACCCGGCGCGACACTCCACCTGCTCGACTTCTTCCTCGATCGGGATCCCGTGCAGCGCGGCATCGATGCCCTGCACGCGGGCGAGTACTTCAACATCGACGGCACCCTCGTCTACCCGATCGACGAGGTGGAGGGGTGGCTTTCCGAGGCGGGCTGGAGCGTCGACCGGCTCGTGGCGCTGCCCGGCAGCCCGCGCGTACTCGTCGCCACGGCCGCCTGA
- a CDS encoding alpha/beta fold hydrolase, whose product MALAAHHFPAADSALAPVLLLHGFASSADEDFLTTGWVESLAAAGRPTIAIDLPGHGDSPAVASAGEATTSAVIAAILAAVEAVSPATPGDSDAVGAAPIDVIGYSLGARLAWELPAASPRVRRLVLGGISPAEPFAAIDPADLAATLAGRAPAHPLTGMMARMIQAPGRDTASLARVIAGLAAEPFAPGAGGPAVPTLLVAGLEDALTTSVEELAAALPAVHLERVPGDHRAALDGPEFRAAAIGFLAD is encoded by the coding sequence ATGGCACTCGCAGCGCATCACTTCCCGGCCGCGGACTCCGCCCTCGCGCCGGTGCTCCTGCTCCACGGCTTCGCCTCGAGCGCGGACGAGGACTTCCTCACGACCGGCTGGGTGGAGAGCCTCGCCGCCGCGGGCCGCCCGACCATCGCGATCGATCTCCCGGGGCACGGGGACAGCCCCGCGGTGGCCTCGGCCGGCGAGGCCACGACGTCCGCCGTGATCGCGGCGATCCTCGCCGCCGTCGAGGCGGTGTCCCCCGCGACGCCCGGCGACAGCGACGCCGTCGGCGCGGCGCCCATCGACGTGATCGGATACTCCCTCGGCGCGCGCCTCGCCTGGGAGCTGCCCGCCGCCTCGCCGAGGGTGCGCCGGCTCGTGCTCGGCGGCATCAGCCCGGCCGAGCCGTTCGCCGCGATCGACCCGGCGGACCTCGCGGCGACGCTCGCGGGCCGCGCTCCCGCGCATCCGCTCACCGGCATGATGGCCAGGATGATCCAGGCCCCGGGCCGGGACACCGCGTCCCTCGCCCGCGTGATCGCGGGTCTCGCCGCCGAACCCTTCGCGCCCGGCGCGGGCGGGCCCGCCGTCCCGACGCTGCTCGTCGCAGGCCTCGAGGACGCGCTCACCACGAGCGTCGAGGAGCTGGCCGCGGCGCTCCCCGCCGTGCACCTCGAGCGCGTCCCGGGCGACCACCGCGCCGCACTCGACGGCCCCGAGTTCCGCGCGGCGGCGATCGGCTTCCTCGCGGACTGA
- a CDS encoding aldo/keto reductase yields the protein MLASEEAGSAGAGLGSAVPRRRLGPGGPEVPVFALGSWNIWDRMGAEERRALMRRAVDVEAAFFDVAFYNMGPHAEASRTDLLFGETIRELGLARSDYRLCGKLWMWEYPETGFAGQMDESLARIGAAGADPERFDTVVVGDFAGEPDIAQVVRDVQAEIDRGSFASWGVNNWPARSMQRALDVAAAEGLTAPAFAQLKYGLVRRSMAEGDFYGRWFSEGALALQASDVFEGGILVGKTAPARKIGADVGGIRERIVEAYPRVAEIAASFGASPAQLGIAFCLALPATANVLFGASSVRQLDDNLGALALLEREGAERIREATAELWIDREVRADGVWDPAA from the coding sequence ATGTTGGCGAGCGAGGAAGCGGGAAGCGCTGGTGCGGGACTCGGGAGTGCGGTGCCCCGACGGCGGCTCGGGCCGGGCGGGCCCGAGGTTCCGGTCTTCGCCCTCGGATCCTGGAACATCTGGGACCGGATGGGCGCCGAGGAGCGACGGGCGCTCATGCGGCGCGCCGTGGATGTCGAGGCCGCGTTCTTCGACGTGGCCTTCTACAACATGGGTCCGCACGCGGAGGCCTCGCGCACGGATCTACTCTTCGGCGAGACGATCCGCGAGCTCGGCCTGGCGCGGAGCGACTACCGGCTCTGCGGCAAGCTCTGGATGTGGGAGTACCCGGAGACGGGCTTCGCGGGGCAGATGGACGAGTCCCTCGCCCGGATCGGCGCCGCCGGGGCCGATCCCGAGCGCTTCGACACGGTCGTCGTCGGCGACTTCGCAGGGGAGCCGGACATCGCGCAGGTCGTGCGCGATGTCCAGGCCGAGATCGACCGCGGCAGCTTCGCCAGCTGGGGCGTGAACAACTGGCCGGCGAGGTCGATGCAGCGAGCGCTCGACGTCGCCGCGGCCGAGGGGCTCACCGCCCCGGCGTTCGCGCAGCTCAAGTACGGTCTCGTGCGCCGCAGCATGGCGGAGGGTGACTTCTACGGGCGCTGGTTCTCGGAAGGCGCGCTCGCCCTGCAGGCCTCAGACGTCTTCGAGGGCGGGATCCTCGTCGGGAAGACGGCGCCCGCGCGCAAGATCGGCGCCGACGTCGGCGGCATCCGCGAACGCATCGTCGAGGCCTATCCGCGAGTCGCGGAGATCGCGGCCTCCTTCGGGGCGAGCCCGGCGCAGCTCGGGATCGCGTTCTGCCTCGCCCTCCCCGCCACCGCGAACGTGCTCTTCGGCGCCTCGAGCGTGCGGCAGCTCGACGACAACCTCGGCGCCCTCGCCCTGCTCGAGCGGGAGGGCGCCGAGCGGATCCGCGAGGCGACGGCGGAGCTCTGGATCGATCGCGAGGTCCGGGCCGACGGAGTCTGGGATCCGGCCGCGTGA
- a CDS encoding SDR family NAD(P)-dependent oxidoreductase: MTASPTRTALVTGGAGGIGRGIARALLAAGLRVILADRDASAVAEAAAELNAEAAAERSAGRTAERGAALRAASGAAHGDDRARPLVLDISDAAAAARAFAALDPEGGVDVLVNNAGILSVHGAVTELAPDAYRSILEVNAVGTFTMIQAFARHRITAGGGGAIVNISSIGGRQPTPGMGAYESSKAAVDSITRWAAIELAAHGIRVNAVAPGPVLTPMLAAEMPEGSPARVGWAARIPLGDLARVEDIALAVAFLAGPGAAHITGVSLPVDGGQLLT; encoded by the coding sequence ATGACCGCATCCCCCACCCGAACGGCGCTCGTCACCGGGGGCGCCGGCGGCATCGGCCGCGGCATCGCCCGCGCCCTCCTCGCGGCCGGCCTGCGGGTGATCCTCGCCGATCGCGACGCCTCCGCCGTCGCCGAGGCCGCCGCCGAACTCAACGCCGAGGCGGCCGCGGAGCGCAGCGCCGGGCGCACTGCCGAACGCGGCGCCGCGCTCCGCGCCGCCTCCGGGGCCGCGCACGGCGACGACCGCGCGCGGCCCCTCGTCCTCGACATCTCCGACGCCGCGGCCGCCGCACGGGCCTTCGCCGCGCTCGACCCCGAGGGGGGCGTCGATGTGCTCGTGAACAACGCGGGCATCCTCTCGGTGCACGGCGCCGTCACGGAGCTCGCGCCAGACGCCTACCGATCGATCCTGGAGGTGAACGCCGTCGGCACCTTCACCATGATCCAGGCGTTCGCCCGGCACCGGATCACCGCGGGCGGCGGCGGCGCGATCGTCAACATCTCCTCCATCGGCGGCCGGCAGCCCACCCCGGGCATGGGCGCCTACGAGTCGAGCAAGGCCGCGGTCGACTCGATCACCCGCTGGGCGGCGATCGAGCTCGCGGCGCACGGGATCCGGGTGAACGCGGTCGCCCCGGGGCCCGTGCTCACCCCGATGCTCGCGGCCGAGATGCCCGAGGGCTCGCCGGCGCGCGTCGGATGGGCCGCCCGGATCCCGCTCGGGGATCTCGCCCGCGTCGAGGACATCGCGCTCGCCGTCGCCTTCCTCGCCGGCCCGGGCGCCGCGCACATCACGGGCGTGAGCCTGCCGGTCGACGGCGGCCAGCTGCTCACCTGA
- a CDS encoding amidohydrolase, with translation MRWSEQDAPSERGEGDEGGAAADLVLRGGVVRALDAAGSRAEALAVRGGRIAAVGDDATVSALIGAGTRVVELAGRAVLPGINDSHLHASWLGARWPRTVFGEADPGAAPQDPLVSNRAKRREAILRAGRLLAQLGITSYTEPGIGPGEDDGDTGCFHSEAIGIYRELADRGELLQRVTLLELHGILDGPSDVETVLAGIRSRAAAAPEADPAWFAIPGVKIFGDLIPLTRQAWTARSYDDGGHGDLLVRGDTLEQRAERLAEMLRAAHAAGLQVGLHATGDRTIGLALDAFAAAAAEPGAPSVRELGHVLIHGDLATPEQLRRMGDLGVWLNAQPGIAARTGEWLASRMGEAVAAEAWDYGAALDAGVLVLSSDAPVLDFDWRRGVADADARVLASGGADAGDADARLLALLRAYTAVPAEQDRAAAWKGTIEPGKVADLVVLGRDPFAVGAAGLPEVPVELTVLDGRVVFERAG, from the coding sequence ATGCGGTGGAGTGAACAGGACGCGCCCAGCGAGCGCGGCGAGGGGGACGAGGGGGGCGCCGCCGCCGACCTCGTGCTGCGGGGCGGCGTCGTGCGCGCCCTCGACGCCGCGGGGAGCCGCGCCGAGGCGCTCGCCGTCCGAGGCGGCCGCATCGCGGCCGTCGGCGACGACGCGACGGTCTCCGCCCTGATCGGCGCGGGGACGCGGGTCGTGGAGCTCGCCGGCCGCGCGGTGCTCCCCGGCATCAACGACTCGCATCTGCACGCGAGCTGGCTCGGCGCCCGCTGGCCCCGCACGGTGTTCGGCGAAGCCGATCCCGGGGCTGCGCCGCAGGATCCCCTCGTCTCGAACCGCGCCAAGCGCCGCGAGGCGATCCTCCGTGCGGGGCGGCTGCTCGCGCAGCTCGGCATCACGAGCTACACGGAGCCCGGGATCGGGCCGGGGGAGGACGACGGCGACACGGGCTGCTTCCACAGCGAGGCGATCGGGATCTACCGGGAGCTCGCGGATCGCGGCGAGCTGCTGCAGCGCGTCACGCTGCTCGAACTGCACGGGATCCTCGACGGGCCGAGCGACGTGGAGACCGTGCTCGCCGGGATCCGCTCGCGGGCGGCCGCCGCCCCCGAGGCGGACCCCGCCTGGTTCGCGATACCCGGCGTCAAGATCTTCGGCGATCTCATCCCGCTCACCCGGCAGGCGTGGACGGCCCGGAGCTACGACGACGGCGGCCATGGCGATCTCCTCGTGCGCGGCGACACCCTCGAGCAGCGGGCGGAGCGGCTCGCCGAGATGCTGCGCGCCGCGCACGCCGCGGGGCTGCAGGTCGGCCTGCACGCGACGGGGGACCGCACCATCGGGCTCGCGCTCGACGCCTTCGCCGCGGCCGCGGCCGAGCCGGGGGCGCCGTCCGTGCGCGAGCTCGGGCACGTCTTGATCCACGGGGATCTCGCCACGCCGGAGCAGCTGCGCCGCATGGGGGACCTCGGCGTGTGGCTCAACGCCCAGCCGGGCATCGCTGCGCGGACGGGCGAGTGGCTCGCGAGCCGGATGGGGGAGGCGGTCGCCGCCGAGGCCTGGGACTACGGCGCGGCGCTCGACGCCGGGGTGCTGGTGCTCTCCTCGGACGCGCCCGTGCTCGACTTCGACTGGCGGCGCGGCGTCGCCGACGCGGACGCGCGGGTGCTCGCGAGCGGCGGGGCGGACGCGGGAGATGCCGATGCGCGGCTGCTCGCGCTGCTGCGGGCCTACACCGCGGTGCCGGCGGAGCAGGATCGGGCGGCCGCGTGGAAGGGGACGATCGAGCCGGGGAAGGTGGCCGACCTCGTCGTCCTCGGTCGCGATCCCTTCGCGGTCGGCGCCGCCGGTCTTCCGGAGGTGCCGGTCGAGCTCACGGTGCTCGACGGGCGCGTGGTGTTCGAGCGCGCGGGCTGA
- a CDS encoding zinc-binding dehydrogenase, which translates to MTIPESTRAAVLVEHGAPLELQELPLPARIEPGAALVRITCTTLCGTDIEIWSGKMTFPGMLPMVLGHEMVGEVVAVGPGAADALGVTIAVGDRIGWSESVCGSCFGCTVLRQPVACERRGYGFLQRSDAPPYATAGLAEYAYVTPGAQKLRLPEEVADTWASAAGCAAKTVLRAFDRAGGVHPGSRVVVQGSGALGLFATAVASIAGAASVITAGAPASRLALAERFGATATVDIADGSEAAIARVQELTDGRGADLVLDFAGAPSIGPEAVGMAAQRGTIAVVGSTGPAGDPFPLSAIMGKELSVVGSLNGDVSDYFRSIEFFRAFADRFPWDALFSAPCALDGASERIANMHALGEVKAVIDPRLPARSAA; encoded by the coding sequence ATGACGATTCCCGAATCCACCCGCGCCGCCGTGCTCGTCGAGCACGGGGCGCCCCTCGAGCTGCAGGAACTCCCGCTGCCCGCGCGGATCGAGCCGGGAGCCGCGCTCGTGCGGATCACCTGCACCACGCTCTGCGGCACCGACATCGAGATCTGGTCGGGCAAGATGACCTTCCCTGGCATGCTGCCGATGGTGCTCGGGCACGAGATGGTCGGCGAGGTCGTGGCCGTCGGCCCGGGCGCCGCGGACGCGCTCGGCGTCACGATCGCGGTCGGCGATCGCATCGGCTGGTCCGAGTCGGTGTGCGGCAGCTGCTTCGGCTGCACCGTGCTCCGTCAGCCCGTCGCCTGCGAACGGCGCGGCTACGGATTCCTGCAGCGCTCCGACGCGCCGCCCTACGCGACCGCCGGGCTCGCCGAGTACGCCTACGTCACCCCCGGCGCCCAGAAGCTGCGCCTGCCCGAGGAGGTCGCCGATACCTGGGCCTCCGCGGCCGGCTGCGCCGCGAAGACGGTGCTGCGCGCCTTCGACCGCGCGGGCGGGGTCCATCCCGGCTCGCGGGTCGTCGTGCAGGGCTCCGGCGCCCTCGGCCTCTTCGCGACCGCCGTCGCGAGCATCGCCGGCGCGGCCAGCGTCATCACCGCGGGCGCACCCGCATCCCGGCTCGCCCTCGCCGAGCGCTTCGGCGCCACCGCGACCGTCGACATCGCCGACGGCTCCGAAGCCGCGATCGCGCGCGTTCAGGAGCTCACCGACGGCCGCGGCGCCGACCTCGTGCTCGACTTCGCGGGCGCGCCGAGCATCGGGCCCGAGGCCGTCGGCATGGCCGCGCAGCGCGGCACCATCGCCGTCGTGGGCTCCACGGGCCCCGCGGGCGACCCCTTCCCCCTGTCCGCGATCATGGGCAAGGAGCTCTCGGTCGTCGGCTCCCTCAACGGCGACGTCTCCGACTACTTCCGCTCGATCGAGTTCTTCCGGGCCTTCGCCGACCGCTTCCCCTGGGACGCGCTCTTCTCCGCGCCCTGCGCCCTCGACGGGGCCTCCGAACGCATCGCGAACATGCATGCCCTCGGCGAGGTGAAGGCCGTCATCGATCCGAGGCTGCCGGCACGCAGCGCCGCGTAA
- a CDS encoding aldo/keto reductase: MTHAPVPRRRLGTSELEVPLLALGSWHVYDRMHFEDIVALMRAAVDRGASLFDVGVYAAPGAPPVFTDVLFASAMRAAGIAREEYLLSEKLWVEGWDAEGGFRPQLERALVRVGSERADLVVLGDLRRDDLPLEDIVESLAELHRTGLVRAWGVNNWSAGSVQRLIDIAAATAAPAPAVAQLKYSVSRRSIPDGEPFRRLWDQGLSLEASDVMEGGYLAGKTSTDREVGRDPGGIRQRIIDDVAAFSALAAELGATPAQLAIAFTLTHSATATTLFGTSSAAQFEANLGSLELLERVGAGTIRERVDPFWADRGLVDPEGP, encoded by the coding sequence ATGACCCACGCCCCCGTCCCCCGCCGCCGCCTCGGCACGAGCGAGCTGGAGGTCCCGCTCCTCGCCCTCGGCTCCTGGCACGTGTACGACCGCATGCACTTCGAGGACATCGTCGCCCTCATGCGCGCCGCCGTCGACCGCGGCGCCTCGCTCTTCGACGTCGGCGTCTACGCCGCTCCCGGAGCGCCGCCCGTCTTCACCGATGTGCTCTTCGCCTCCGCGATGCGCGCCGCCGGCATCGCCCGCGAGGAGTACCTGCTCTCCGAGAAGCTCTGGGTCGAGGGCTGGGACGCCGAGGGCGGCTTCCGACCGCAGCTCGAGCGCGCCCTCGTCCGCGTCGGCTCGGAGCGGGCCGACCTCGTCGTGCTCGGCGACCTCCGCCGCGACGATCTCCCCCTCGAGGACATCGTCGAGAGCCTCGCCGAGCTGCACCGGACGGGACTCGTCCGCGCGTGGGGCGTCAACAACTGGTCGGCGGGCTCCGTGCAGCGGCTCATCGACATCGCCGCGGCCACGGCCGCCCCCGCCCCCGCCGTCGCGCAGCTCAAGTACAGCGTCTCGCGACGCTCGATCCCCGACGGCGAGCCGTTCCGGAGGCTCTGGGATCAGGGACTCTCCTTGGAGGCCTCCGACGTGATGGAGGGCGGCTACCTCGCCGGCAAGACGAGCACGGACCGCGAAGTGGGCCGCGATCCGGGCGGCATCCGTCAGCGCATCATCGACGACGTGGCCGCGTTCTCCGCGCTCGCGGCGGAGCTCGGCGCCACGCCCGCGCAGCTCGCCATCGCCTTCACCCTCACCCATTCCGCGACGGCCACGACGCTGTTCGGCACGTCGAGCGCCGCCCAGTTCGAGGCGAACCTCGGCAGCCTGGAGCTGCTCGAGCGCGTGGGCGCCGGAACGATCCGGGAGCGCGTGGATCCGTTCTGGGCGGATCGCGGCCTCGTCGATCCGGAGGGACCGTGA
- a CDS encoding alpha/beta hydrolase has protein sequence MRRAADCRIAGRPADPADARAAAVAPVAHGAPSLAPVPFDAEIAPILAALAAAPAAPLTPETLPALRGPGAPGGTDPGPGPESARGPDPDAAVRVEERLIPGPAGAPDIELTVLRPAGSDPEAGPLPILVNFHGGGMIVGHRSWEHDRLAALVAAHRAVGVNVEYRLAPEDPFPAGIEDAYAATAWAAAHAAELGGDPDALVVMGGSAGGAFAAAVALMARDRGGPAIAGQLLLCPMLDNTNTTVASRQYDGIGTWTREANLFAWRCVLGEELAYSPDAPAYAAPARVAELSGLPPAFIEVGSAEMFRDEDADYARRIWEAGGEAELHVWSGGCHGFDRYAPDSEIARAALASRDSWLRRVLRGVEREGAEDEGVAHG, from the coding sequence ATGCGCCGGGCCGCCGACTGCCGCATCGCGGGTCGGCCGGCCGATCCGGCCGACGCTCGTGCCGCAGCCGTCGCGCCCGTCGCGCACGGAGCCCCGAGCCTCGCCCCCGTCCCCTTCGACGCCGAGATCGCGCCGATCCTCGCAGCGCTCGCGGCCGCCCCGGCCGCTCCGCTGACCCCCGAGACGCTGCCCGCGCTGCGGGGTCCCGGCGCGCCGGGCGGCACGGATCCCGGTCCCGGGCCTGAGTCCGCCCGCGGACCCGACCCCGACGCCGCGGTCCGCGTCGAGGAGCGGCTGATCCCCGGGCCCGCGGGAGCCCCGGACATCGAGCTCACCGTGCTCCGGCCCGCCGGTTCCGATCCGGAGGCGGGCCCGCTCCCGATCCTCGTCAACTTCCACGGCGGCGGCATGATCGTCGGGCATCGCAGCTGGGAGCACGACCGCCTCGCCGCGCTCGTCGCGGCGCATCGCGCGGTGGGCGTGAACGTCGAGTACCGCCTCGCGCCCGAGGACCCGTTCCCCGCGGGCATCGAGGACGCCTACGCCGCGACCGCCTGGGCCGCCGCGCACGCGGCGGAGCTCGGCGGCGACCCCGACGCCCTCGTGGTCATGGGCGGCAGCGCGGGCGGCGCCTTCGCCGCGGCCGTCGCCCTCATGGCGCGCGACCGCGGCGGCCCCGCGATCGCCGGGCAGCTGCTGCTGTGCCCGATGCTCGACAACACGAACACGACCGTCGCGAGCCGGCAGTACGACGGGATCGGCACCTGGACCCGCGAGGCGAACCTGTTCGCCTGGCGCTGCGTGCTCGGCGAGGAGCTCGCGTACTCCCCCGACGCGCCCGCCTACGCGGCGCCGGCGCGCGTCGCCGAGCTCTCGGGGCTGCCGCCCGCGTTCATCGAGGTCGGGTCCGCCGAGATGTTCCGCGACGAGGACGCCGACTACGCCAGGCGCATCTGGGAGGCGGGCGGCGAGGCGGAGCTGCACGTCTGGTCAGGCGGCTGCCACGGCTTCGACAGGTACGCCCCCGACAGCGAGATCGCGCGCGCGGCGCTCGCCTCCCGGGACTCCTGGCTGCGGCGGGTGCTGCGCGGGGTCGAACGCGAGGGCGCCGAGGACGAGGGGGTCGCTCATGGCTGA
- a CDS encoding alpha/beta hydrolase, which yields MAEPVRAFRPRPPEPLPTPVPYDPELVPGLAVFLDLVEQIPLRADTIDANRAHFQTITPPLAEQLAGRDVVCEERIVPGPEDAPDVEVTIIRPAGVRDDAGPEDALRPAVLGIHGGGYVLGTRSFGTGELIDLAERTGAIGVAVEYRLAPETRAPGAAEDCYATLVWMARHAEELGIDPERIVVTGSSAGAGLAAAVALMARDRGEVRLAGQLLGSPMIDDRNGTVSAWQYDGIGAWDRNNNDTGWDAALGEDRGGDGVGAYQAPARAVRLSGLAPAFLEVGSAEIFRDETIAYAEGIWAAGGEAELHVWSGGYHGFTGFSPDAEVSRAANAARDSWWRRILAR from the coding sequence ATGGCTGAGCCGGTCCGCGCCTTCCGCCCGCGTCCGCCCGAGCCGCTCCCGACGCCCGTCCCCTACGATCCCGAGCTCGTCCCCGGGCTCGCGGTCTTCCTCGACCTCGTGGAGCAGATCCCGCTGCGCGCGGACACGATCGACGCGAACCGCGCCCACTTCCAGACGATCACCCCGCCGCTCGCCGAGCAGCTCGCGGGGCGGGACGTCGTCTGCGAGGAGCGGATCGTCCCGGGCCCCGAGGACGCGCCCGATGTCGAGGTGACGATCATCCGCCCCGCGGGCGTCCGCGACGACGCCGGCCCCGAGGACGCGCTCCGCCCTGCGGTGCTCGGCATCCACGGCGGCGGCTACGTCCTCGGCACCCGCTCCTTCGGCACGGGCGAACTCATCGACCTCGCCGAGCGCACCGGCGCGATCGGCGTCGCCGTCGAGTACCGGCTCGCGCCGGAGACCCGGGCGCCGGGCGCCGCGGAGGACTGCTACGCCACCCTCGTGTGGATGGCACGGCATGCGGAGGAGCTCGGCATCGATCCGGAGCGCATCGTCGTGACGGGATCCTCGGCGGGCGCCGGGCTCGCCGCCGCCGTGGCCCTCATGGCGCGGGATCGGGGCGAGGTCCGGCTCGCGGGGCAGCTCCTCGGCAGCCCCATGATCGACGATCGCAACGGGACCGTCTCCGCCTGGCAGTACGACGGCATCGGCGCCTGGGACCGGAACAACAACGACACCGGCTGGGACGCCGCCCTCGGGGAGGATCGCGGAGGCGACGGCGTCGGGGCGTATCAGGCGCCGGCCCGCGCCGTCCGACTCTCGGGGCTCGCCCCGGCCTTCCTCGAGGTCGGCAGTGCCGAGATCTTCCGCGACGAGACGATCGCGTACGCGGAGGGCATCTGGGCCGCGGGCGGCGAGGCGGAGCTGCACGTCTGGTCGGGCGGCTACCACGGCTTCACCGGATTCTCCCCCGACGCCGAGGTATCGAGGGCCGCGAACGCGGCTCGCGACAGCTGGTGGCGCCGGATCCTCGCGCGATGA